From one Rhizobium rosettiformans genomic stretch:
- the glgX gene encoding glycogen debranching protein GlgX has product MDAKSTHFHVTPGEWHSLGACFDGEGTNFALFSAHAERVELCLFDDSGSVEIARLELPEYTNEVWHGYVPGVRPGQLYGYRVHGPYEPENGHRFNPNKLLLDPYAREIVGDFAWSKAHFGYDFDAEEKDLSFNALDSASCSPKCRVIDPNESRISNGFARIPWAETIVYETHVKGFTKLHPAIPDNLRGTFEGLGHKAAVDYVKSLGITSIELLPVHAFPDDSHLMDKGLHNFWGYNTIGFFSPASRYYGPKGLLGFRDMVRAFHDAGIEVILDVVYNHTAEGNELGPTLSFKGIDNFSYYRTMPDNHRYYINDTGTGNTVNTSHPRVLQMVMDSLRYWAEEMHVDGFRFDLGTILGREPEGFDQRGGFFDAVTQDPVLSKVKLIGEPWDIGPGGYQVGGFPPGWAEWNDKYRDSTREYWLNADNTSQDFAARLLGSGDIYDLRGRRPWASVNFITAHDGFTLNDLVSYDQKHNEANGEDNNDGHDHNRSHNYGHEGPTDDAEMNAIRDRQKRNLLATLFFSHGTPMLLAGDEFGRSQMGNNNGYCQDSEISWLHWEDLPQTCEDLREFTRRLIALRKEQPLLRRSNWRDGMIIDWYHVEGGHQEAEHWYDGNPLALKLLRPDLESEEGVWQEVLLLFNPVAEDIDFVLPETGGGNWQLELTTFDVERHGDIAEEGKAFRLEARSLALLRRA; this is encoded by the coding sequence ATGGACGCCAAGAGCACGCATTTTCATGTCACGCCGGGCGAATGGCACAGTCTCGGCGCGTGCTTCGATGGAGAGGGCACGAACTTTGCCCTCTTTTCCGCCCATGCGGAACGCGTTGAGCTCTGCCTGTTCGATGACAGCGGCAGCGTCGAGATCGCTCGCCTCGAGCTTCCGGAATATACGAACGAGGTCTGGCATGGCTATGTGCCGGGCGTGAGGCCTGGCCAGCTTTATGGCTACCGAGTTCACGGACCCTACGAGCCGGAAAACGGTCATCGTTTCAATCCGAACAAGCTGCTCCTCGACCCCTATGCCCGGGAAATCGTCGGCGATTTCGCCTGGTCGAAGGCCCATTTCGGCTATGATTTCGACGCGGAAGAAAAGGATCTCTCCTTCAACGCACTTGACAGCGCGTCATGCTCGCCGAAATGCCGGGTCATTGATCCGAACGAAAGCCGCATTTCAAACGGCTTCGCCCGTATCCCCTGGGCCGAAACGATCGTCTACGAGACCCATGTCAAAGGCTTCACCAAGCTTCATCCCGCGATCCCTGACAATCTCAGGGGCACGTTCGAGGGACTCGGCCACAAGGCAGCGGTCGACTACGTAAAGAGCCTCGGCATCACCTCGATCGAACTCCTGCCGGTGCATGCCTTCCCGGACGACAGCCACCTGATGGACAAGGGGCTTCATAACTTCTGGGGTTACAACACGATCGGCTTCTTCTCGCCCGCGAGCCGCTATTACGGTCCCAAAGGCCTGCTGGGCTTCCGCGACATGGTGCGCGCTTTCCACGATGCCGGGATCGAAGTCATTCTCGACGTCGTCTACAACCACACGGCTGAAGGCAATGAACTCGGCCCGACGCTCTCCTTCAAGGGCATCGACAATTTCTCCTACTACCGGACGATGCCGGACAACCATCGTTACTACATTAACGACACGGGCACCGGTAACACGGTCAACACGTCCCATCCGCGTGTCCTGCAGATGGTGATGGACAGCCTGCGTTACTGGGCGGAGGAAATGCATGTCGACGGCTTCCGCTTTGATCTCGGCACCATCCTTGGCCGAGAGCCGGAAGGTTTCGACCAGCGCGGTGGCTTCTTCGACGCCGTCACCCAGGATCCGGTCCTGTCGAAGGTGAAGCTCATCGGCGAGCCCTGGGACATCGGCCCCGGAGGCTATCAGGTCGGTGGCTTCCCGCCGGGCTGGGCCGAATGGAACGACAAGTATCGCGATTCAACCCGCGAGTACTGGTTAAACGCCGACAACACCTCTCAAGACTTTGCTGCCCGCCTCCTCGGCTCAGGCGACATCTACGACCTGCGCGGCCGTCGCCCTTGGGCAAGCGTCAACTTCATCACCGCCCATGACGGCTTCACCCTGAACGACCTTGTTTCCTACGACCAGAAGCACAACGAAGCGAATGGCGAGGACAACAACGACGGCCATGACCATAATCGCAGCCACAATTACGGCCACGAAGGCCCGACGGACGATGCGGAGATGAATGCGATCCGCGACCGTCAGAAGCGGAACCTCCTGGCCACCCTGTTCTTCTCCCACGGCACGCCCATGCTGCTGGCAGGCGACGAATTCGGCCGCTCGCAAATGGGCAACAACAACGGCTATTGTCAGGACAGCGAGATCAGCTGGCTGCACTGGGAGGACCTTCCGCAGACATGTGAAGACCTTCGGGAATTCACACGCCGGCTGATTGCTCTCCGCAAGGAGCAACCTCTGCTGCGCCGCTCGAACTGGCGGGATGGCATGATCATCGACTGGTACCATGTCGAAGGCGGCCATCAGGAAGCCGAGCACTGGTACGATGGCAACCCGCTGGCATTGAAGCTCCTGAGGCCGGACCTCGAAAGCGAAGAGGGTGTATGGCAGGAGGTGCTTTTGCTCTTCAATCCGGTCGCCGAGGACATTGATTTTGTCCTTCCTGAAACCGGCGGCGGGAATTGGCAACTCGAGCTCACGACCTTCGACGTGGAGAGACACGGCGATATCGCGGAAGAGGGCAAGGCCTTCAGGCTGGAGGCGCGGTCGCTGGCTCTACTCAGACGCGCCTGA
- a CDS encoding diguanylate cyclase, with the protein MYALTVLDHSALAAFRSEHPWLDFPDAISEVCIYFDDNGGPTRLTALEEGSDGKVLPADVNRFGIDTVLSLIRYAPQGTAEVEECPEERTVWALLESLPVADGTRPLDDVEAERATALQGAYETLHGIALDKLRALRDAARNPREMQRLSDAVASLPARLEQVDEAHKSFFMEVDLWRLVAVLRDELAMPADYEMMATGEDRLPSRETIEMAETNALSGPVIQALFELSPVAFSISSIGQKSSRYVRVNQAYLDLVGKTWDEIRGSEMVASGVVSGSEARAERLTLLDRDGGYAGMRGEIRHSSGEVVPVMISARRISVAGQLYDFEVLQRASDD; encoded by the coding sequence ATGTATGCTCTAACAGTGCTCGACCACTCTGCGCTCGCGGCGTTCCGGAGCGAACACCCCTGGCTGGATTTCCCGGATGCGATCTCAGAGGTCTGCATCTACTTCGACGACAATGGTGGACCGACCCGGCTGACCGCGCTCGAAGAGGGCAGCGATGGAAAGGTCCTGCCTGCCGACGTGAACCGGTTCGGCATCGACACCGTTCTCAGTCTCATTCGTTATGCTCCGCAGGGGACTGCCGAGGTGGAGGAATGTCCCGAGGAGCGCACGGTCTGGGCCTTGCTTGAATCACTCCCGGTCGCGGATGGAACACGTCCGCTCGACGATGTCGAAGCCGAGCGTGCAACGGCGTTGCAGGGAGCCTATGAGACCCTTCACGGCATCGCTTTGGACAAGCTACGAGCCCTGCGCGACGCGGCCCGCAATCCGCGCGAGATGCAACGATTGTCGGATGCTGTTGCGTCATTGCCCGCGCGTCTGGAGCAGGTCGACGAAGCCCATAAATCATTCTTCATGGAAGTCGACCTGTGGCGGCTGGTGGCCGTGCTGCGTGACGAGCTGGCCATGCCGGCCGACTACGAGATGATGGCAACCGGCGAGGACAGATTGCCGTCCCGCGAAACGATCGAAATGGCCGAGACCAATGCGCTCTCTGGTCCCGTTATCCAGGCCCTCTTCGAACTCTCGCCCGTTGCCTTTTCGATCTCCAGCATCGGCCAGAAAAGCTCCCGCTATGTCAGAGTGAACCAGGCCTATCTCGATCTCGTCGGCAAGACCTGGGACGAGATCCGCGGCAGCGAGATGGTCGCGTCCGGCGTCGTCTCGGGAAGCGAGGCTCGTGCCGAGCGTCTCACGTTGCTCGATCGCGATGGCGGCTATGCGGGCATGCGTGGCGAGATCCGCCATTCGTCCGGAGAAGTCGTCCCCGTGATGATTTCTGCCCGGCGCATTTCCGTTGCCGGGCAGCTTTATGATTTCGAGGTGCTTCAGCGCGCTTCTGACGACTGA
- a CDS encoding acyl-CoA dehydrogenase → MSEMRPFSWSDPFLMSEILSEDERMIQDSAAAFAEAELAPRVADAYLGETVEPEIFRLMGKAGLLGVTLPEKYGAADANYVSYGLVAREIERIDSGYRSMMSVQSSLVIYPIYAYGSEEQKDKYLPGLVSGELIGCFGLTEPDAGSDPGGMKTRAEKIEGGYRLRGSKMWISNAPIADVFVVWAKSEAHGGEIRGFILEKGMKGLSAPKIGGKLSLRASVTGEIVMEGVEVGEDALMPNVSGLKGPFGCLNRARYGISWGVLGAAEDCWHRARQYGLDRKQFGKPLAGTQLFQKKLADMQTEISLGLLASLRVGRLMDEHQFAPEMISIVKRNNCGKALDIARMARDMHGGNGIQIEYHVMRHAQNLETVNTYEGTHDVHALILGRAQTGIQAFF, encoded by the coding sequence ATGAGCGAGATGCGACCCTTTTCCTGGAGTGACCCCTTCCTGATGTCCGAGATCCTCAGCGAGGACGAGCGGATGATCCAGGATTCGGCGGCGGCCTTTGCTGAAGCCGAGCTCGCGCCGCGCGTCGCCGACGCCTATCTCGGTGAAACGGTCGAGCCGGAAATCTTCCGGCTGATGGGCAAGGCCGGCCTGCTTGGTGTGACCCTGCCCGAAAAATACGGCGCTGCTGACGCCAATTATGTTTCCTATGGCCTCGTCGCCCGCGAAATCGAGCGCATCGACTCCGGCTATCGCTCGATGATGAGCGTGCAGTCGTCGCTGGTGATCTATCCGATCTATGCCTATGGTTCCGAGGAACAGAAGGACAAGTATTTGCCCGGTCTCGTCTCCGGCGAGCTGATCGGCTGCTTCGGCCTGACCGAGCCGGATGCCGGCTCCGATCCCGGCGGCATGAAGACGCGCGCCGAAAAGATCGAAGGCGGGTATCGTCTGCGCGGCTCGAAGATGTGGATCTCCAATGCGCCGATCGCCGACGTCTTCGTCGTTTGGGCGAAGTCGGAAGCGCATGGCGGCGAGATCCGCGGCTTCATTCTCGAAAAGGGCATGAAGGGCCTCTCGGCGCCGAAGATCGGCGGCAAGCTTTCGCTGCGTGCGTCCGTGACAGGCGAAATCGTCATGGAGGGCGTCGAAGTCGGCGAAGATGCGCTGATGCCCAACGTTTCCGGTCTCAAGGGTCCCTTCGGTTGCCTCAACCGCGCCCGTTATGGCATTTCCTGGGGCGTGCTCGGTGCGGCTGAAGATTGCTGGCATCGTGCGCGTCAGTACGGGCTCGATCGCAAGCAGTTCGGCAAGCCGCTTGCCGGTACGCAGCTCTTCCAGAAGAAGCTGGCCGATATGCAGACCGAAATCTCGCTTGGTCTGCTGGCCTCACTGCGCGTCGGCCGTCTGATGGACGAGCACCAGTTTGCGCCGGAGATGATCTCGATCGTCAAGCGCAACAATTGCGGCAAGGCGCTCGACATCGCCCGCATGGCCCGCGACATGCACGGCGGCAACGGCATCCAGATCGAATATCACGTGATGCGCCATGCGCAGAACCTGGAGACCGTGAACACCTATGAAGGCACGCATGACGTGCATGCGCTGATCCTTGGACGTGCGCAAACCGGTATCCAGGCTTTCTTCTGA
- a CDS encoding LysR family transcriptional regulator: MLTHQRRFLPSTSALAAFDSVAKLGSFSAAASELALTQGAISRQIGLLEDQLGVKLFERTNRGVELTAIGRTYAKGIGDALATIRTLSLEAMATRDDTHLRLAILPTFGTRWLMPRIPDFLAKNPAIIMDFATRIGQFDFEGSGLDAAIHIGEPNWPGTDCQFLMHELVVPVCSPSFLADNPVNRPEDLLAKPLFDMASRPRAWEHWFSSLGISEGRGGGMRFEQFSNVVQACHAGLGIALVPTFLIEPELSSGQLVRAWDHEVKSASAYYLVRPLSKMAYGPASTFAAWILEQARSFSERRPASA, encoded by the coding sequence ATGCTCACACACCAACGCCGCTTCCTGCCATCGACGAGTGCTCTCGCCGCCTTTGATTCCGTCGCCAAGCTCGGCAGCTTCTCGGCCGCCGCCAGCGAGCTGGCGCTGACACAAGGCGCGATCAGCCGCCAGATAGGCCTTCTCGAGGACCAGCTCGGCGTCAAGCTTTTCGAGCGAACCAATCGCGGCGTGGAGTTGACGGCCATCGGCCGAACCTATGCAAAAGGTATCGGCGACGCACTGGCCACGATCCGCACTCTGTCGCTGGAGGCCATGGCGACCCGCGACGACACCCATCTGCGCCTCGCCATCTTGCCGACCTTCGGCACCCGCTGGCTGATGCCGCGCATTCCGGACTTCCTCGCGAAGAACCCAGCCATCATCATGGACTTCGCCACCCGCATAGGCCAGTTCGATTTCGAAGGCTCCGGTCTCGATGCCGCGATCCATATCGGTGAACCAAACTGGCCAGGCACCGATTGCCAGTTTCTGATGCACGAACTGGTCGTCCCAGTGTGCAGCCCCTCGTTCCTCGCCGACAACCCGGTGAACCGGCCGGAAGACCTGCTCGCGAAACCGCTCTTCGACATGGCGTCCCGCCCGCGGGCCTGGGAGCACTGGTTTTCAAGCCTCGGCATCAGCGAGGGTCGCGGCGGCGGCATGCGCTTCGAGCAGTTCTCCAACGTCGTCCAGGCCTGCCACGCAGGTCTGGGGATCGCGCTCGTCCCGACATTCCTGATCGAGCCGGAACTTTCAAGCGGGCAGCTGGTCCGCGCCTGGGATCACGAGGTGAAAAGCGCAAGCGCTTACTACCTGGTCCGACCGCTCTCGAAGATGGCCTATGGGCCGGCCAGCACCTTTGCCGCCTGGATCCTCGAACAGGCAAGAAGCTTCAGCGAGCGACGCCCCGCGAGTGCTTGA
- a CDS encoding alpha-2-macroglobulin family protein → MFTNRFSALLTVALALLPLSPSAYAQDIRTIERIDDADYFGFDLRTEKNVSIDECEASCIGDASCRAFTYNPKVNWCFLKSDYDQLNSFPGAIAGRIVVQTAEDDIGAPPALTFVSDYLKSEARNQRSNLVIAAEQQGLGRDSLIEIGRASFASGNIDYAMLSLKGALAIDADDEALWLEMARMANTVINNYGMANEGAMSSINGYLLTRGASTRAEALATLAKSLENSENWRPALSAYKASLELATNAQVRAAFEDLRSRQGFRVVNNTVDSDSASPRACVEFSEQLVKRGVDYSSFVTLDGKTPKALEAKNNQICVEGLEHGGRYRLALRAGLPSSVDENLEAPVELEVYVRDRSATVRFTGDSFVLPSSARQGIPLVSINTDSANLELYRIGDRNIAPLLASSQFLTQMDGYTAGRVKDELGELVWQGSVEIANEQNKEIVTSIPLQEALPTRKPGIYVMTAVSPTGVTENWDSRATQWFVVSDIGLSTFAGTDGLHVFARSLASAGPLANIELQLIAKNNEILATATTDAEGRARFDAGLVRGGAALAPAVIAARSGADDNVFLDMTRAGFDLSDRGVTGRPAPGPVDILAWTERGIYRPGETVHAAALARDINADAISGLPLTFLFSRPDGVEFRRIAVTSETLGGYAVDMPILANAMRGTWTVAIHTDPKKPAIARSTFLVDDFVPDRLDLKLFSEAKAVSPKEPIAVSADGRYLYGAPAAGLTLEGEVVIRPTTSHPDFPRYSFGLSDEEGIEDMRLPLEGLDALDDDGLAEIDVALTDLPSTTRLLNADTVLRLRESGGRAVERTLTLPVTPDGPMIGIKPEFEGEVSENSNAAFNLIALGPDGERQALAGASWKLIKLDRNYQWYRDGSSWRYEPIITTKLVADGTVDIAAEGTPLSVPVTWGSHRLEVEQGGAVTSVDFDAGWFVTASSTETPDALEIGLDKPAYNVGDTAKLKISPRFAGQIIVTSGTDALISTQVAEVPASGTEIEIPVTSEFGAGAYVTATLFRPGDAEESRMPARAIGIAWLAVDPGADKLAIELSPPEQTLPRQSLDIPIEVTGAGIGEEAYVMVAAVDVGILNLTRYETPNPETYYFGQRRLGLELRDLYGRLIDGSLGATGRLRTGGDGGQVALQGNPPREKLVAFFSGTVKLDAEGKAIVSFDIPQFNGTARVMAWAWSKTGVGHSETDVIIRDPVVVTASMPKFLAPADESSLRLDIAATDAPSGTYTLAVTGNGPVSIEGSESQEVTLTAGETTTVTLPLTANTPGGGAIDIALSGGDGIAVSQSLDLPVRPATLPITERQVITLAPGKSLTVDGDLLADSLLQGASVSLNVARADGLDIPGLLMALDRYPYGCAEQTTSRALPLLYFDELAKLSGLPEDEAINKRVQDGILRVLAYQSSSGSFGLWAPGSESLWLDAYVTDFLTRAREQAFDVPEEALVQALQNLQNRIAYDNDIRTRGNEIAYALYVLSRSRKASLSDLRYYADTMLGDFPTPLSKAHLAAALSLYGDSERANAVFLDAAGMSAQARMTPVSFSRSDYGSALRDAAGVLALAAESRPVPPVVPILAKVVADEWKAKQTLSTQEQTWMLLAARALQQDDKGLKLEVNGAEKIGAYAATIPGDALLEAPLTLTNTGLDPVSAAVTTVAAPALPPAAGGEGFEISKTYYSLTGEEANITEVIQNERYVVVLEVTEADDWPAQLLVTDLLPAGFEIDNPSLVDSAALANFDWIGQTETAHLEFRSDRFVAAINRNEGENGTMTLAYVVRAVTPGTYDLPAANVEDMYRPQLSARTAAAAMTVSTAP, encoded by the coding sequence ATGTTTACGAACCGTTTTTCGGCGTTGCTCACAGTCGCGCTGGCTCTATTGCCATTATCCCCTTCAGCTTACGCGCAGGATATCAGGACAATCGAACGCATTGACGATGCGGACTATTTCGGGTTCGACCTGCGAACCGAAAAGAACGTCTCCATCGATGAATGCGAGGCGAGCTGCATTGGCGACGCGTCATGCCGCGCCTTCACTTATAACCCGAAGGTCAACTGGTGCTTCCTGAAGTCCGACTATGACCAGTTGAACAGCTTCCCGGGCGCGATCGCGGGCCGCATCGTCGTTCAGACGGCGGAAGACGACATCGGTGCTCCGCCGGCGCTGACCTTCGTCTCGGACTACCTGAAATCGGAAGCCCGCAATCAGCGCAGCAATCTTGTCATTGCCGCCGAACAGCAGGGCCTGGGACGGGACTCGCTTATTGAAATAGGGCGCGCCTCCTTTGCCAGTGGCAACATCGACTACGCCATGCTGTCCCTGAAGGGTGCGCTGGCGATCGATGCAGACGACGAAGCACTCTGGCTCGAAATGGCCCGCATGGCCAATACCGTCATCAACAATTACGGCATGGCCAATGAAGGCGCGATGTCGTCGATCAACGGCTATCTCTTGACCCGCGGCGCCTCCACCCGCGCCGAGGCGCTCGCCACGCTGGCGAAGTCCCTTGAGAACAGCGAGAACTGGCGTCCGGCGCTGAGCGCCTACAAGGCAAGCCTCGAACTCGCGACGAATGCGCAAGTACGCGCCGCCTTCGAAGACCTGCGCTCTCGCCAGGGTTTCCGCGTCGTCAACAACACGGTTGATTCCGACAGCGCCTCGCCGCGCGCCTGCGTCGAATTCTCCGAACAGCTGGTCAAGCGCGGCGTCGACTACTCGTCCTTCGTCACCCTCGACGGCAAGACGCCCAAGGCGCTCGAAGCGAAGAACAACCAGATCTGCGTCGAGGGCCTGGAGCATGGCGGACGCTACCGCCTCGCACTCCGTGCCGGCCTGCCCTCATCGGTGGACGAAAACCTGGAAGCCCCGGTCGAACTCGAGGTGTATGTCCGCGATCGCAGCGCAACCGTGCGCTTCACCGGCGACAGTTTCGTTCTCCCCTCCTCCGCTCGTCAGGGCATTCCGCTCGTCTCTATCAACACGGACAGCGCCAATCTCGAACTCTATCGGATCGGCGACCGCAACATCGCTCCGCTGCTGGCATCCTCGCAGTTCCTCACCCAGATGGACGGCTACACCGCCGGCCGCGTGAAGGATGAACTGGGCGAACTCGTCTGGCAGGGCTCGGTCGAGATCGCCAACGAGCAGAACAAGGAGATCGTCACCAGCATTCCGCTGCAGGAAGCGCTGCCGACCCGCAAACCCGGCATCTATGTGATGACTGCGGTCTCCCCGACCGGTGTCACCGAGAACTGGGACAGCCGCGCGACGCAGTGGTTCGTGGTTTCCGACATCGGCCTTTCGACCTTTGCCGGCACGGACGGGCTGCATGTCTTTGCTCGTTCGCTCGCATCGGCAGGCCCGCTTGCCAATATCGAGCTACAACTGATCGCCAAGAACAACGAGATCCTGGCGACCGCGACGACCGATGCCGAAGGCCGCGCCCGCTTTGATGCCGGTCTCGTCCGCGGCGGCGCAGCCCTTGCTCCGGCCGTCATCGCAGCCCGCAGTGGTGCCGACGACAATGTCTTCCTCGACATGACCCGCGCCGGTTTCGACCTCTCCGACCGTGGCGTCACCGGACGCCCTGCCCCCGGCCCGGTCGACATTCTCGCCTGGACCGAACGCGGCATCTATCGCCCCGGCGAAACCGTGCATGCCGCAGCGTTGGCCCGCGACATCAATGCCGACGCCATCTCGGGCCTGCCGCTGACCTTTCTGTTTTCCCGGCCGGACGGGGTCGAGTTCCGCCGCATCGCGGTGACTAGCGAAACGCTGGGCGGTTATGCGGTCGACATGCCGATCCTTGCCAATGCGATGCGGGGCACCTGGACAGTCGCCATCCACACCGACCCGAAAAAGCCGGCAATCGCCCGCTCGACATTCCTGGTCGATGACTTCGTGCCTGACCGGTTGGACCTGAAGCTCTTCAGCGAAGCGAAGGCGGTCTCGCCTAAGGAGCCGATTGCGGTCTCCGCTGATGGCCGCTACCTCTACGGCGCACCGGCAGCCGGCCTGACGCTCGAAGGCGAGGTGGTGATCCGTCCGACCACAAGCCATCCCGATTTCCCCCGTTACAGCTTCGGCCTTTCGGACGAAGAGGGCATCGAAGACATGCGTCTGCCACTCGAAGGGCTGGACGCGCTCGATGACGATGGCCTCGCCGAGATTGATGTGGCGCTGACCGATCTACCCTCGACGACACGCCTTCTGAACGCAGATACTGTTTTGCGTCTGCGCGAAAGCGGAGGCCGCGCGGTCGAGCGCACGCTGACCCTTCCCGTCACCCCTGACGGACCAATGATCGGCATCAAGCCGGAATTCGAAGGCGAGGTCTCCGAAAACTCGAATGCCGCCTTCAACCTGATCGCGCTCGGCCCCGATGGCGAGCGTCAGGCCTTGGCCGGCGCATCCTGGAAGCTCATCAAGCTGGATCGGAACTACCAGTGGTATCGCGACGGTTCCTCCTGGCGCTACGAGCCGATCATTACGACCAAGCTCGTGGCCGACGGAACCGTTGATATCGCAGCGGAAGGCACACCGCTTTCGGTGCCCGTCACCTGGGGCAGCCACCGCCTCGAAGTCGAACAGGGCGGCGCCGTCACCAGCGTTGACTTCGATGCCGGCTGGTTTGTCACCGCAAGCTCTACCGAAACGCCGGACGCGCTGGAGATCGGCCTCGACAAGCCGGCTTACAATGTCGGCGATACCGCAAAGCTGAAGATCTCGCCGCGTTTCGCAGGCCAGATCATCGTCACCTCGGGCACGGATGCTCTGATTTCGACGCAGGTTGCCGAAGTCCCGGCCTCGGGCACGGAAATCGAGATCCCCGTCACATCCGAATTCGGCGCCGGCGCCTATGTGACCGCAACCCTCTTCCGTCCGGGTGACGCCGAGGAAAGCCGTATGCCGGCGCGTGCGATCGGCATTGCCTGGCTCGCCGTAGATCCAGGCGCCGACAAGCTGGCCATCGAGCTTTCGCCGCCGGAACAGACCCTGCCCCGCCAGTCGCTGGATATCCCGATTGAAGTGACCGGCGCCGGCATCGGCGAAGAAGCCTATGTGATGGTCGCCGCCGTCGATGTCGGCATTCTCAACCTCACCCGCTATGAAACGCCGAATCCGGAAACCTATTATTTCGGCCAGCGCCGTCTCGGCCTCGAACTTCGCGACCTCTATGGCCGTCTGATCGACGGATCGCTCGGAGCGACCGGACGTCTGCGCACCGGTGGTGACGGAGGACAGGTTGCGCTTCAGGGCAATCCACCGCGCGAAAAGCTCGTCGCCTTCTTCTCCGGTACCGTGAAGCTCGATGCAGAGGGCAAGGCAATCGTCTCCTTCGACATCCCGCAATTCAACGGCACGGCCCGTGTGATGGCCTGGGCCTGGTCGAAGACCGGCGTCGGCCACAGCGAGACGGACGTGATCATCCGCGACCCGGTCGTCGTGACAGCGAGCATGCCGAAATTCCTCGCACCCGCTGACGAGAGCAGCCTTCGCCTCGACATCGCCGCGACAGACGCTCCATCCGGCACCTACACGCTGGCCGTGACCGGCAACGGTCCCGTCAGTATCGAAGGATCGGAAAGCCAGGAGGTCACGCTGACGGCGGGTGAAACCACCACCGTCACGCTGCCGCTCACTGCCAACACGCCCGGCGGCGGCGCCATCGACATCGCGCTCTCGGGTGGCGACGGCATCGCTGTCAGCCAGTCTCTCGATCTTCCGGTGCGTCCGGCAACGCTGCCGATCACCGAACGCCAGGTCATTACGCTGGCACCCGGCAAGAGCCTGACCGTCGATGGCGATCTGCTCGCCGACAGCCTGCTGCAGGGCGCCTCGGTCAGCCTCAATGTCGCTCGCGCCGATGGCCTCGACATCCCGGGCCTGCTGATGGCCCTCGACCGCTATCCCTATGGCTGCGCCGAACAGACGACCAGCCGTGCGCTGCCGCTTCTCTACTTCGATGAACTGGCCAAGCTCTCCGGCCTGCCGGAAGACGAGGCGATCAACAAGCGCGTTCAGGATGGCATCCTGCGTGTGCTCGCCTATCAATCGTCGAGCGGCTCCTTCGGCCTCTGGGCACCCGGTTCCGAAAGCCTCTGGCTCGACGCCTATGTCACCGATTTCCTGACCCGTGCCCGCGAACAGGCATTCGATGTGCCGGAGGAAGCTCTGGTCCAGGCCTTGCAGAACCTGCAGAACCGCATCGCCTATGACAACGACATCCGCACACGCGGCAACGAGATCGCCTATGCGCTCTACGTGCTGTCCCGCAGCCGCAAGGCCTCGCTGAGTGACCTTCGCTACTACGCGGACACGATGCTCGGCGACTTTCCGACGCCCCTGTCGAAAGCACATCTGGCAGCGGCACTCTCGCTCTACGGTGATAGCGAACGAGCCAACGCCGTCTTCCTCGATGCAGCCGGCATGAGCGCACAGGCCCGTATGACTCCGGTCAGCTTCTCCCGTTCCGACTATGGCTCGGCGCTTCGCGATGCAGCCGGCGTTCTGGCGCTTGCCGCCGAAAGCCGCCCGGTTCCGCCTGTCGTTCCGATCTTGGCAAAGGTCGTGGCCGACGAGTGGAAGGCCAAGCAGACACTCAGCACCCAGGAACAGACCTGGATGCTGCTCGCCGCCCGCGCACTCCAGCAGGATGACAAGGGGCTTAAGCTTGAGGTCAACGGTGCCGAAAAGATCGGCGCCTATGCCGCCACGATCCCAGGTGACGCGCTCCTTGAGGCGCCGCTGACGCTGACCAACACCGGCCTTGATCCCGTCAGCGCTGCGGTCACCACGGTCGCAGCTCCGGCCCTGCCTCCGGCAGCCGGCGGCGAAGGCTTCGAGATCAGCAAGACCTACTACAGCCTGACCGGTGAAGAGGCCAACATCACCGAGGTCATCCAGAACGAGCGCTATGTCGTGGTGCTGGAAGTGACGGAAGCGGATGACTGGCCGGCCCAGCTTCTCGTGACCGACCTGCTACCGGCTGGGTTCGAGATCGACAATCCGAGCTTGGTCGACAGCGCGGCGCTCGCGAACTTCGACTGGATCGGCCAGACAGAGACTGCGCATCTCGAATTCCGCAGCGATCGTTTTGTCGCGGCGATCAACAGGAACGAAGGCGAGAACGGCACGATGACACTGGCTTACGTGGTGCGCGCCGTCACACCCGGGACATATGACCTGCCGGCCGCAAATGTCGAAGACATGTATCGTCCACAGCTGTCGGCGCGCACGGCAGCCGCTGCGATGACGGTCTCGACGGCGCCCTGA